Sequence from the Myxococcales bacterium genome:
TTCCGGCCGGGGGATGGGTGGAAATCACCCGGACGGCTCCGGATCGGGCCTTACAAATTCCGCTCGACGAACGCCGTCAGCCATTGGTGCAGCGGCAAGAGGCGGCGATAGATTTTGAAGCAGGTGTCGACGAATTTCGCGGTGTGCAATTCGGGCGGCAGTTTCAGGCCGGCGCCCGCGTAGAGGCCGTCGTGTTTGAGCAGTTCGGCGTTCGGATGCTCGGCGTCCAGCCCGCGCGGCACGCGCTTGTATTTCAGGCCGCCGACCTCGAAACCGGCCTTTTGCACGGCTTTGACGGCGTCGGCCAGTGCCAGCCCGTGCACCGGATGCACCGCGTCCTCCCGAAAGGCGGGCAGCAGGTCGTCCGGAAAACGGTACATGCCCGTCCCGACGTAGATCTCGGGCGGTTCGAGTTGAAAATAAAAGCCGGAATTTTCCATCCGCGGCCGCGGGCCTTCCCACATCCAGATGCCCAGATGGGTTTTGTAGGGCGACTTGTCCTTCGAAAACCGCGCGTCGCGGTAGATGCGGAACAGCGACCGGTTGACGCGCGGATCGGCCACGAGGCCCGGCGCGATCGTCCGCAGCTTTTCGCCCAGCGCCAGGATGAAATCCCGCGCCGGCGCCAGCACCTGCTCCTCGTACTCGCTTTTGTGGGCCTCGAACCACTTTTTCTCGTTGTGCCGGGCCAATTCCCGGAAAAAGATCACCGCCGGCTTGGGAAATCCGTTGAATGGTTGCGCTTTTTCCATCGGCCGCCCTTTGCTGCAATGGTTACGTTTCAAGATAGGCACGCGGTTTCGCCTCGGCAAGCGCCCGGTCGCCGCCGGATCCGGCTCGCGGTTGAAAAATGGGCTCTTTTTTTCTTGGCGCGAATGGTTTAGGATGCGCCTCCTTCTTTGATTTAACCTGAGGAAGGTTCAATGCGTAACGTCTGGACAGTGATTCGATCCCTCTATGCCTGGCTCGGCATTTCGCTCCTGGTGCTGCTGATGCTGCTCGTCGTGGGCATCGTGCGGCTGTTCGATCGCGATCCGGTGCGCTACCGGACCGGCTACGTCTTCCGCAAAATGGGCAGTTGGCTGACCAAGGTCAATCCCATGTGGGACGTGAAAACCGCCGGCGCCGAACTGGTTAAAAACCCCCGCAACCCTTATGTGGTGGTCAGCAATCACCAGTCCATGGCCGACATCCCCTGCATTTCCCTCCTCCCCTGGGAAATGAAATGGGTCTCCAAGGCCGTCATTTTCAAGGTGCCGCTCGCGGGCCTCTTGCTGCGCTTTGCCGGCGACATCGCCGTGGATCGCGGCGACAAGGCCAGCCGCGGCCGCGTGTACGACAAGGCCCGCCGGGTGCTGGAACAAAAATGCTCGGTGATGTTCTTCGCCGAGGGCACCCGTTCCAAGGACAACCGGGTGCTGCCGTTCCACGACGGCGCCTTCAAGCTGGCGATCGCCACGCAACTGCCCGTGCTGCCGCTCGTGGTCGACGGCTCGCACAACTGCCTGCCCAAGCATTCCTGGCTGTTCCGCGACAACGCGCGCGTGCGCATCCAGGTGTTGCCGCCGATCGACGCCAAGGGCCTGACGGAACAGGACCTGCCCGTGCTGCGCAACAAGGTGCGCAACGCCATCATGGACCAGCTCGCCGACTGGCGCGGCGTGACGCGCCTGGAGGTCGATTCGCTGATTCCGGTGGCTACCTGGCCGGAGCCAAGCCCGCTCGCGCAACGCTTCAAGGAAGCGATGGCCGCCATGGCGGAGTTGCAGCAGCGGATTTCGGAAGCCGCCGCGCGGTTGCCGCAGCGCGCGACCGTCGCCGCCGAATCGCTCAACCAGCTCGAACGCCGCGTACTCGCGGCGATGAACCAACTGCCGCACCTGGCGGCCGAAATCGTCGAGGAACTCCACGAGCGCGTCGCCGCGGTGAAAGCCGCCCTGGCCGATTGGCAGCATCGCGCCGGCGAGGCCCTGTTCGAAATGCCCCGGCAACTCGCCGAGGCGCTCGAACAGCTTTCCGCCCTGCTCCGGCGGGTCGAGGCGATTTACCAAACGGCGTAGCTCGTCCCTGCCGATTTTTTCCGATCGTTTTGCAGCCGCCACGATTTCGAACCCGCGCCTTCGCGTGGTTCGAGGTCGTGACTGATTTTTTGCCCGCGGCTTGTATTTAATCGCGGGGAGCGGATAATCCCCCGCTTTGCGCGAAGAAAGTTGACGGTTGATCGATGAGTTCGACCACCACCCAATCCCGTACCGCCGCCGACGGCGTCCTTCAGGTGCTCCTGATGGCGATGCCGCTGGTGGTCTCGTTCGTCTCGTTTTCGCTGATGAGCGTGGTCGATTCGTTCATCATGGGCCGGGTCGGCACCGCCGAGCAGGGCGCGGTCGGCCTGGGCGCGTTGCTGGCTTACGGCCTGGCGGCGATTTTCACCGGCACGCTGACGGTCATCAACACCTTCGTGGCGCAGGATTTCGGCGCCGGCCGCCGGACGGCGATCGCCCGGCACGTCCACGCGGGCCTGCTGCTCGCGCCCGTTTTTTCCGGCCTGGTCTGGTGCGTGCTGCCCTGGCTGCCCGAATTGATCCGCCTGATGGGCACCTCCGAACCGGTCGCGCCCCTGGTGCGCACCTACCTGTCGATCCGCCTGCTCGGCGTGCCCTGCCTGTTCGCCAATTTCGCGATCACCAGCTTCCTGCGCGGCCTGGGCGACATGCGCTCGCCGATGATCATCACGCTGATCGCCAACGTGCTCAACGCGATTTTCGCCGTGGTTCTGGTGTTCGGCCTGCTCGGCCTGCCGGCCATGGGCATCGCCGGCGCCGCGCTGGGCAGCCTGCTGGCCGCCATTTGCGAAGCCGGCCTGTACCTGGGCGTGTTCTTCG
This genomic interval carries:
- a CDS encoding DUF2461 domain-containing protein, with protein sequence MEKAQPFNGFPKPAVIFFRELARHNEKKWFEAHKSEYEEQVLAPARDFILALGEKLRTIAPGLVADPRVNRSLFRIYRDARFSKDKSPYKTHLGIWMWEGPRPRMENSGFYFQLEPPEIYVGTGMYRFPDDLLPAFREDAVHPVHGLALADAVKAVQKAGFEVGGLKYKRVPRGLDAEHPNAELLKHDGLYAGAGLKLPPELHTAKFVDTCFKIYRRLLPLHQWLTAFVERNL